Proteins encoded in a region of the Paenibacillus sp. E222 genome:
- a CDS encoding TrmB family transcriptional regulator, producing MLQKFGFTQYESQVYEAIFAQDAPLDATSIVNYSNVPKAKIYEVLNRLIDKGTVLTTMHGKKKLYMAVDLQSIILKIRADFEKDIEELKTYKIKRTFTDEHIWTLKDASSIASNIEQLIEEADSSILFLAWNEQMEKYRKLLEQKEDEGVHVEVLAVGGLQTSLTHKYSLIPMLEDSKLEPSQLIIVDHEYLLFAGIEHDSWKAIKTTSKPIVKAMTDYFYHDVALTQITKRFGDHLLQDEEIARLLARLIY from the coding sequence ATGTTGCAGAAATTCGGTTTTACACAATATGAAAGTCAGGTATATGAGGCTATATTTGCACAGGATGCGCCGCTCGATGCCACCTCGATTGTTAATTATTCCAATGTACCTAAGGCTAAAATATACGAAGTGCTTAATCGGCTTATTGATAAGGGAACGGTCCTAACCACCATGCATGGGAAGAAAAAATTGTACATGGCGGTTGATCTTCAGTCCATTATCCTCAAAATAAGGGCCGACTTTGAGAAGGATATTGAAGAGTTAAAGACATATAAAATCAAACGTACATTCACAGATGAACATATCTGGACGTTGAAGGATGCATCATCCATTGCATCGAATATTGAACAGCTTATTGAAGAAGCGGATTCATCGATCCTTTTTCTGGCGTGGAACGAGCAAATGGAGAAGTACCGGAAGCTGCTGGAGCAAAAAGAGGATGAAGGGGTACATGTTGAGGTTCTGGCTGTAGGCGGATTGCAAACGTCTTTAACGCATAAGTATTCGTTAATACCCATGCTTGAGGACAGTAAGCTTGAGCCCTCGCAGCTAATTATTGTTGACCATGAATATCTTTTGTTTGCAGGGATCGAGCATGATTCATGGAAGGCCATCAAGACTACGTCCAAACCGATTGTTAAAGCCATGACGGATTATTTCTATCATGACGTCGCTCTTACTCAAATTACCAAAAGATTCGGTGATCATCTGCTTCAGGATGAAGAAATTGCACGTTTGCTGGCACGATTAATTTATTAA
- a CDS encoding DUF4023 family protein, with product MESTHDFVKKVNENAEKARHNKNNGKGTPTDKLPAKQHSTNK from the coding sequence ATGGAGAGTACCCATGATTTTGTGAAAAAAGTGAATGAGAATGCCGAAAAAGCACGTCATAACAAAAACAATGGTAAAGGTACGCCAACAGACAAACTACCAGCAAAGCAGCACAGCACCAATAAATAA
- a CDS encoding catalase, translating into MSKEPMDENKKIEQRNAFLRDNNGKEMSSNEGVKISDDSNSLKAGDRGPTLLEDFLMREKLSHFDRERIPERVVHARGYGAYGEFELYESLEELTMAHFLQDPGVKTPLFVRFSEVAGSKGVNETNRDVRGFSVKFYTEEGNFDLVGNNIPIFFIQDGIKFPDLIHALKPEPNNEIPQGSTAHDTFWDFIANNQESATMVMWIMSDRTIPRSFRMMQGFGVHTFRLVNKEGKSRFVKFHWRPLLGMHSFVWDEAQKLGGADPDFHRRDLWENINAGNFAEFELGIQVLEEADEFKYDFDILDATKLWPEEDIPVRIIGKMTINQNVENVFAETEQSAFHPGNIVRGIDFSNDPLLQGRLFSYTDTQLARVGTNYQELPINRPVCPVHNNQRDGASRYTIDRGRVAYHDNSLANNSPYTVPGTKGGFVTYPSTVQGLKERKTAPSFLDHFSQARLFWNSMTGVERSHIIQALTFELGKVKDVSIRQQVVDMLGHISTELATTLARELGVAVPNVSESTVTKSSPALSMANTVFSPKTLRVGVIVGEGFDGPSTQYILNELKGAGLRPVIVHERQGVVHGTEGVELKVDDSFLTGSPLVYDGLFIVGGQNQDEYFQKYTRSYAIETYNHFKPIGATPTGAALIQPAGIIGKPGVIVEQQPAAFADQFIQAMTQQRFWNRT; encoded by the coding sequence ATGAGCAAGGAACCCATGGATGAGAACAAAAAGATAGAGCAGCGAAATGCCTTTCTTCGGGATAATAACGGAAAAGAGATGTCTTCCAATGAAGGGGTTAAAATATCGGATGATAGCAACTCGCTAAAAGCGGGGGATCGCGGACCCACGCTGCTAGAAGATTTTCTGATGCGTGAGAAACTGTCGCACTTTGACCGGGAACGCATTCCGGAGAGAGTTGTGCATGCACGGGGATACGGAGCCTACGGTGAATTCGAGTTATATGAGTCACTTGAAGAGTTAACGATGGCGCATTTTCTTCAGGATCCCGGTGTGAAAACACCGCTATTTGTTCGTTTTTCCGAGGTTGCAGGCTCCAAAGGAGTGAACGAAACGAATCGGGATGTGCGTGGGTTTTCAGTAAAGTTTTATACCGAAGAGGGTAACTTTGATCTGGTCGGGAATAATATTCCGATCTTCTTCATTCAGGATGGAATCAAGTTTCCGGATCTGATACATGCGCTGAAGCCGGAACCCAATAATGAAATTCCACAGGGTTCCACTGCGCACGATACCTTCTGGGATTTTATTGCGAATAATCAGGAGTCGGCAACCATGGTCATGTGGATTATGTCGGATCGCACGATACCGCGAAGCTTTCGAATGATGCAGGGATTCGGGGTACATACCTTCCGGCTGGTAAACAAAGAAGGCAAATCCAGATTCGTGAAATTTCATTGGCGGCCGTTACTTGGCATGCATTCGTTTGTGTGGGATGAGGCGCAGAAGCTTGGCGGGGCGGACCCGGACTTTCATCGCAGGGACCTGTGGGAGAATATCAATGCAGGCAACTTCGCGGAGTTCGAACTTGGAATACAGGTGCTGGAGGAAGCAGATGAATTCAAGTATGATTTTGATATTTTGGATGCAACGAAGTTATGGCCTGAAGAAGACATTCCGGTACGAATCATTGGCAAAATGACGATTAACCAAAATGTCGAAAATGTATTTGCAGAAACGGAACAGTCGGCATTCCATCCAGGCAACATTGTACGTGGCATTGACTTCAGCAACGATCCACTGCTTCAAGGCCGACTATTCTCGTATACGGATACACAATTGGCAAGAGTGGGCACGAATTATCAGGAATTACCTATCAATCGTCCCGTATGCCCTGTACATAACAACCAGAGAGACGGCGCTTCCCGTTACACGATTGATCGGGGGAGAGTCGCCTATCACGATAACTCTCTTGCCAATAATTCTCCCTATACTGTGCCCGGTACCAAAGGTGGATTTGTAACCTACCCTTCCACGGTGCAAGGACTCAAGGAACGGAAAACAGCACCCAGCTTCCTGGATCATTTCTCGCAGGCCCGTTTATTCTGGAACAGCATGACAGGTGTGGAGAGGAGTCATATCATTCAGGCGCTCACGTTTGAGCTTGGGAAGGTTAAGGACGTTTCGATTCGTCAACAGGTCGTTGATATGCTGGGCCATATCAGCACAGAGCTGGCAACCACTCTGGCTCGCGAACTTGGAGTCGCTGTACCTAACGTCTCCGAATCTACGGTGACAAAGTCCTCCCCTGCGCTAAGTATGGCCAATACCGTATTTTCTCCCAAGACACTGCGTGTCGGGGTGATTGTTGGTGAAGGATTTGATGGTCCAAGCACGCAATATATTTTGAATGAGCTTAAGGGAGCAGGGCTTCGTCCGGTCATTGTTCATGAAAGACAGGGTGTGGTGCATGGAACAGAAGGTGTGGAGCTCAAAGTGGACGATAGCTTCCTAACCGGATCACCCTTGGTATACGATGGACTGTTCATTGTTGGAGGACAGAACCAAGATGAATATTTTCAAAAATACACCCGATCCTATGCCATTGAAACGTATAATCATTTTAAGCCCATAGGAGCCACACCAACCGGTGCAGCACTGATCCAGCCAGCCGGTATTATCGGCAAACCTGGTGTCATTGTGGAGCAACAACCTGCGGCTTTTGCAGATCAATTCATTCAAGCCATGACCCAACAACGCTTCTGGAATCGAACGTAA
- a CDS encoding extracellular solute-binding protein has protein sequence MGKKIGKKLFTKMSSVLLASVMLVSVVGCSSGNSSEPAETTVSSDFNQEGLPIVNKPVTLKVLTVRWGNMGDTFTQNQWLKDLEKDSNVKIEWQVMSSNDWGEQKSIMLASGTLPDIILGDQVFSDSDIVNNLSYFRPLDEYIDSYMPNLKAAMEETPDMKKISTFPDGKIYSMPTRLPARPKSRNQPVINKAWLDKLGLKAPTTTEELYQVLKAFKEKDPNGNGKQDEIPYTETGLNVDFLNPFGITDINASSMIVQDGKPVFFPTTDAYKEALIYTHKLYSEGLIDQELFTQDNTMTSAKWQNADIPIVGFSNQWTPDAVFGKWSDQYEAIAPIAGPDGKRYQPGDPGGMNLARNELLITSSCTVPEVAARWADQFYSNEASIQNFWGAIGTVIKKNDDGTYTLMDPPAGTSADAWYWDQSLRDFGPKYVSPSFEEKIKLNPKAGDGLKLQIDQLGSADVTTPYPKVMYNAEEFQELPTLTTDIDGYVATMRAQWVTKGGIEEGWDAYIKKLNDMGLEQLLTIRNNAFERYMNVK, from the coding sequence ATGGGGAAAAAGATAGGCAAGAAGTTATTCACCAAAATGAGCAGCGTGCTTCTCGCGTCGGTGATGTTGGTCAGCGTGGTTGGCTGTAGTAGTGGAAATAGTAGTGAACCTGCGGAGACTACGGTATCCAGCGATTTTAATCAGGAAGGTCTGCCAATTGTCAATAAACCGGTCACACTCAAGGTACTGACGGTTCGTTGGGGGAATATGGGCGATACCTTTACTCAGAATCAATGGCTTAAGGATTTGGAGAAGGATTCCAATGTGAAAATTGAGTGGCAGGTCATGTCCTCTAATGACTGGGGTGAGCAGAAATCCATTATGCTTGCCAGTGGTACACTCCCGGACATTATCTTAGGTGATCAGGTGTTCAGCGATTCGGACATTGTAAACAACCTGAGCTATTTCCGTCCACTGGATGAGTACATTGACTCATATATGCCCAACTTGAAGGCTGCGATGGAAGAGACGCCAGACATGAAGAAAATCAGCACGTTTCCTGATGGCAAAATCTATTCCATGCCAACAAGACTGCCTGCCCGTCCGAAGAGCCGGAACCAGCCTGTAATTAATAAGGCCTGGCTTGATAAGCTGGGGCTGAAAGCACCAACGACAACAGAAGAACTGTACCAGGTGTTGAAAGCGTTTAAGGAAAAAGATCCGAACGGAAATGGAAAACAGGACGAAATTCCGTACACGGAAACGGGTCTGAATGTGGACTTCCTGAATCCATTCGGAATCACCGACATTAATGCCAGCAGTATGATTGTCCAGGACGGTAAACCGGTCTTCTTCCCAACGACCGATGCCTATAAAGAAGCTCTTATTTATACACACAAGCTGTATTCAGAAGGCCTGATTGATCAGGAACTGTTCACCCAAGACAATACAATGACATCAGCCAAATGGCAAAATGCAGACATTCCAATCGTTGGCTTCAGCAATCAGTGGACACCTGATGCTGTGTTTGGAAAGTGGAGCGACCAATATGAAGCGATTGCGCCTATTGCCGGACCTGATGGCAAACGCTATCAGCCAGGGGATCCTGGCGGCATGAATCTGGCCCGTAATGAACTGCTCATTACAAGTTCATGTACTGTTCCGGAAGTAGCCGCACGCTGGGCGGATCAGTTCTATTCCAACGAAGCCAGCATTCAGAATTTCTGGGGTGCGATCGGAACTGTAATCAAGAAAAATGATGATGGCACATATACGCTGATGGACCCGCCAGCAGGCACCAGCGCCGATGCATGGTACTGGGATCAATCCCTGCGTGATTTCGGGCCCAAATATGTAAGCCCTTCCTTTGAAGAAAAAATTAAGCTTAATCCGAAAGCAGGTGACGGACTCAAGCTGCAAATCGATCAGTTAGGCAGTGCGGATGTAACGACACCTTATCCAAAGGTTATGTACAATGCAGAAGAGTTCCAGGAGCTGCCAACACTGACAACGGATATTGACGGTTATGTAGCAACGATGCGTGCACAGTGGGTAACCAAAGGCGGTATCGAAGAGGGCTGGGATGCTTATATCAAAAAGTTGAATGATATGGGACTTGAACAGTTACTGACCATCCGTAATAATGCCTTCGAACGTTATATGAACGTCAAATAG
- a CDS encoding carbohydrate ABC transporter permease — translation MTRAPRAKRRSRVSIAEVVLYAFAVLFLIAIIYPIYFIIIASFSDPSSVANGQVWVFPKGFTLEGYRELLRHENIWIGYRNTILYTVVGTLFGLVVNISAAYALSRKDLVGRKFFSLFFIFTMFFSGGLIPTFLTIRDFHLYNTFLVMVLPFSVVVFDMIVARTFFQTSIPGDLWEAAQIDGCGNLRYFVLIVLPLSKAIIAVLGLWIAVGYWNSYFNALIYLKDPNLYPLQLILRNILITNQMQSGMGTGEAAQVALRLANLMRYSVIIIATIPIMCVYPFIQKYFNQGVMIGAVKE, via the coding sequence ATGACCAGAGCTCCCCGAGCCAAACGTCGATCACGTGTTTCGATTGCAGAAGTCGTACTGTATGCCTTTGCAGTTCTTTTTCTAATAGCTATCATTTATCCAATCTATTTTATAATCATCGCCTCGTTCAGTGATCCTTCATCTGTGGCTAACGGACAGGTGTGGGTGTTTCCGAAAGGTTTTACGCTGGAAGGATATAGGGAACTGCTGCGACACGAGAACATCTGGATCGGATATCGAAATACCATTCTGTATACGGTGGTGGGAACGCTCTTCGGGCTTGTCGTCAATATTTCGGCGGCTTATGCATTATCGAGAAAAGATCTGGTCGGGCGCAAATTTTTCTCGCTGTTCTTTATCTTTACGATGTTCTTCAGCGGCGGCTTGATTCCAACCTTCCTGACGATCCGTGACTTCCATCTTTATAACACGTTCCTGGTGATGGTGCTTCCGTTCTCCGTGGTGGTTTTCGACATGATCGTCGCCCGGACATTTTTCCAGACCAGTATTCCGGGAGATTTATGGGAAGCAGCTCAGATCGATGGCTGTGGAAACCTGCGGTATTTTGTACTCATCGTATTGCCGCTGTCCAAAGCAATCATCGCAGTCCTTGGACTATGGATTGCTGTAGGGTATTGGAACTCCTATTTTAATGCCCTGATTTATCTGAAAGATCCGAATCTGTATCCGCTGCAACTAATTTTACGTAATATCCTCATCACGAATCAGATGCAGTCCGGCATGGGTACAGGAGAAGCGGCACAAGTTGCTCTGCGTCTTGCCAATTTGATGAGATATTCCGTTATTATTATCGCCACAATTCCAATCATGTGTGTGTATCCGTTCATCCAAAAGTATTTCAATCAGGGGGTGATGATCGGCGCAGTGAAAGAATAA
- a CDS encoding sugar ABC transporter permease, with protein sequence MRTNPLYMGRTLERIRRNWGLYVLLFPAVLLTLLFAYKPMYGVLIAFKDYSPALGIGDSPWAGFKYFEKFFKSYQFTNTIRNTLVISLYSLATFPIPIMLALLVNQMRAGRFKRFFQTVSYMPHFISTVVMVGLMLILFSPSTGLVGNMYQLFGAQAPDLMGSSALFSSVYVWSDVWQHVGWDSIIYIAALSAVDPSLYEAATVDGASRWHKVRYIDIPMLLPTAITLLILRVGGLLGVGFEKVYLMQNDLNILSSEILSTYVYKIGLLSSQYSFSSAINLFNTVINFILLILVNQLSKKYSENSLW encoded by the coding sequence ATGAGGACCAATCCACTTTATATGGGAAGAACGTTGGAGAGAATCAGGCGAAACTGGGGCCTTTATGTTTTGCTTTTTCCAGCGGTTCTGTTGACACTTTTATTTGCCTACAAGCCGATGTACGGCGTATTAATCGCCTTTAAGGACTACAGTCCGGCGCTTGGGATCGGAGACAGCCCTTGGGCTGGATTCAAATACTTTGAGAAATTCTTTAAATCCTATCAATTTACGAATACGATTCGTAACACACTTGTGATCAGTCTGTACAGCTTGGCTACTTTTCCGATTCCAATTATGCTTGCACTACTGGTGAATCAGATGAGAGCAGGGAGGTTCAAGAGGTTTTTTCAGACAGTCTCTTATATGCCTCACTTTATTTCAACCGTAGTTATGGTCGGATTGATGCTGATTCTGTTCTCGCCAAGTACAGGACTTGTTGGCAATATGTATCAGCTGTTTGGAGCACAAGCACCGGACTTAATGGGTTCATCAGCTCTGTTCAGCAGTGTGTATGTATGGTCTGACGTGTGGCAGCATGTCGGTTGGGACAGCATTATCTACATTGCCGCGCTGTCCGCCGTAGACCCAAGCCTCTATGAAGCGGCAACGGTAGATGGAGCAAGTCGATGGCATAAGGTTCGTTATATCGATATTCCGATGCTGCTGCCGACGGCCATTACACTGCTTATTCTGCGGGTGGGCGGATTACTCGGTGTAGGCTTTGAGAAGGTGTATCTGATGCAGAATGACCTGAACATTCTCTCAAGTGAGATTCTGTCCACTTATGTATACAAAATCGGGTTGCTGAGCAGCCAATACAGCTTCTCCTCAGCAATCAACCTGTTTAATACCGTCATTAATTTCATTTTGCTTATTCTGGTCAATCAATTGTCCAAGAAATACAGTGAAAACAGTCTATGGTAG
- a CDS encoding sensor histidine kinase, whose product MANLNAIKPYPIRHYIRMMFVISFVVLILDLVISIASISMVKQQSTQYLQDAADLYINRINHDFAYINHFMGWTLANDENLDNMNTYGVNSIPFLKANEKLHLLFAELQRNYGQSYNFFYYLENSEYFLNCAPISISYSDYSEVKKQIITLTRDKGVYEKFYSHWTPIHVNGTSYLINIVPYYNRYLVALISADELIAPLQQINLGANGYASLVDENGLQLSGPAGGDHIPEERHSFLDLFQSHNIVSSEFSNAAFSVHMAIKFGTFEKIMVAQLLIMLLFLIVTSTLSAIIMFFRRNLLVPIQRFSKNLARINEGDEATDFKSSRIMELEQVNAQFKELVGQIKRFKIDRYEQELEKQKIRLDYMKLQIKPHFFLNCLTSMYSMAQMQMYEEIENMALATSRYFRYIFQSGENFVLLENEIEHVRTFLDIQKSRYRDAFSYRIEHPDMITGIAVPPLVIQTFIENAVKYGVSRDRELCITLSVTEQRQENGDHVLIRISDTGPGFSPDVLDALVRGEALEQTGGNRIGIMNTIQRLELLYRDEANITFANDASGARIMLSLPKMILNSDTPGEVTNHECIAG is encoded by the coding sequence ATGGCAAACCTGAACGCGATCAAACCCTACCCCATCCGGCATTATATCCGTATGATGTTCGTCATTTCTTTTGTTGTGCTCATCTTGGATCTCGTGATCAGCATTGCTTCCATCTCCATGGTCAAACAGCAGTCCACCCAATACTTGCAGGATGCGGCCGATCTGTATATCAACCGCATTAATCACGATTTTGCGTACATTAATCATTTCATGGGGTGGACACTGGCCAATGACGAGAATCTCGACAACATGAATACATATGGCGTGAACAGTATTCCGTTCCTGAAAGCCAACGAGAAATTACATTTGCTCTTCGCCGAACTACAGCGAAACTACGGGCAGTCGTACAATTTCTTTTATTATTTGGAGAATAGTGAATACTTCCTCAACTGCGCGCCAATAAGCATCTCCTATTCGGATTATTCAGAAGTAAAAAAGCAGATCATTACACTCACCCGGGATAAAGGTGTATATGAGAAGTTCTATTCCCATTGGACACCAATTCACGTGAACGGCACTTCTTATCTTATCAATATTGTGCCGTACTACAACCGTTATCTTGTTGCCTTAATATCCGCAGATGAACTGATCGCCCCTCTCCAGCAAATTAATCTGGGTGCCAACGGATACGCCTCTCTGGTAGACGAGAATGGACTGCAACTTTCCGGACCTGCGGGCGGGGATCACATACCAGAAGAGAGACACTCCTTTCTCGATCTGTTCCAGTCTCATAATATTGTCAGCAGCGAGTTCTCCAATGCAGCATTCAGCGTGCATATGGCCATCAAGTTTGGCACATTCGAGAAAATCATGGTCGCTCAGCTGCTCATCATGCTGCTTTTTCTGATCGTGACCTCCACGTTAAGCGCAATCATCATGTTTTTCAGGAGAAATTTGCTTGTTCCCATTCAGCGATTCTCCAAAAATCTGGCGCGTATTAACGAAGGGGATGAAGCGACAGACTTCAAGAGCAGCCGGATTATGGAGCTGGAGCAGGTCAATGCACAGTTTAAAGAACTGGTAGGCCAGATTAAACGATTCAAAATCGATCGCTACGAGCAGGAATTGGAGAAACAAAAAATACGACTGGATTATATGAAATTGCAGATTAAGCCGCACTTTTTCCTGAATTGTCTGACGAGCATGTACAGTATGGCACAGATGCAGATGTACGAGGAAATTGAGAATATGGCCCTGGCTACGTCCCGATATTTCCGATATATCTTTCAAAGTGGGGAGAATTTCGTTCTTCTGGAGAATGAAATTGAACATGTGAGAACGTTTCTGGATATCCAGAAGTCGCGTTACCGCGATGCTTTTTCCTATCGCATTGAACATCCAGATATGATCACGGGCATCGCAGTGCCACCACTCGTCATACAGACATTCATCGAGAATGCAGTCAAGTATGGGGTATCTCGGGACCGGGAACTATGTATTACTTTATCCGTGACGGAACAACGACAGGAAAATGGCGATCATGTGCTCATCCGGATTTCGGATACGGGTCCAGGTTTCAGCCCGGATGTTCTTGACGCTCTGGTGCGTGGAGAAGCGCTGGAACAAACCGGCGGCAACCGGATCGGCATTATGAATACCATCCAGCGTTTGGAATTGTTATATCGGGATGAAGCAAATATTACGTTTGCAAACGACGCAAGTGGCGCTCGGATCATGCTTTCCTTGCCTAAAATGATACTGAATTCAGATACTCCGGGAGAGGTGACAAACCATGAATGCATTGCTGGTTGA
- a CDS encoding response regulator, translated as MNALLVDDDYFVVMALEKKIDWKALGIHTIFTAYNIAQAKEVLQNHPVQILICDIEMPQGSGLELLAWVREESHNVQTIFLTNYADFNYAQKAIELQSFDYFLKPIEFDKLTLIIQKAVAKARDQQFIEKAIHEGELWQKNRSKLIEDSWRRLISGKAFPSGPADVSAFLTEQHLPYETTDLFLPILVNLFPYDHTLGKTDKNLFDYACLNVMVERFQDTLFSIEAITEIRDHNWMIILKWNGAPDAQLIESMCGSFIPEVNNYLKSDVCCSIGFSLPLGQIRHTINELLLMNEERIKHRNQTFLLENYNRPELNYTPPDLGLLEQLLNENRFQAFLDETGRYMHQLVREGVVGTAVLSLLRLDLVQLVYAQLKSKEIEVHKLYMGKTNDQLFMQSLHSIEDMQSYIAYLVNTAAEYLNVAEQPKSVVHEITHYIRTHYGEDLTRNNLGEMVYLNPDYLARLFKKEMGISLGHYVIHTRLVAARHLLETTAHSVHTIAGNVGYTNYSHFTKLFKQEMGCSPNEYRKKQKEGSHETG; from the coding sequence ATGAATGCATTGCTGGTTGATGATGATTACTTTGTCGTCATGGCTTTGGAAAAGAAAATTGATTGGAAGGCATTGGGGATTCATACAATATTCACAGCCTACAATATTGCGCAGGCCAAGGAAGTTTTGCAAAATCATCCCGTACAGATTCTCATATGTGATATTGAGATGCCCCAGGGAAGCGGTCTGGAACTGCTCGCATGGGTCCGGGAGGAGTCGCATAATGTACAGACGATATTTCTGACCAACTATGCCGATTTCAACTATGCCCAGAAAGCAATTGAGCTGCAAAGCTTTGATTACTTTCTGAAACCTATTGAGTTTGACAAGTTAACGCTTATTATACAAAAGGCGGTTGCCAAAGCCCGAGACCAGCAGTTTATAGAGAAAGCCATTCATGAGGGTGAACTGTGGCAGAAAAATAGGAGCAAACTAATTGAGGACAGCTGGCGCAGGCTGATCTCCGGTAAAGCTTTTCCTTCCGGCCCTGCCGACGTCTCTGCCTTTTTGACAGAACAACATCTGCCTTATGAAACAACGGATCTGTTTCTGCCTATTCTGGTTAACCTGTTTCCGTATGATCATACGCTGGGCAAGACAGACAAGAACCTGTTTGATTACGCTTGTTTGAATGTGATGGTTGAACGGTTTCAGGACACTCTTTTCTCCATTGAAGCCATTACCGAGATCAGGGATCATAACTGGATGATCATTCTAAAATGGAACGGAGCACCGGATGCACAGCTGATCGAATCCATGTGCGGTTCGTTCATCCCGGAGGTTAATAACTACCTGAAGTCGGATGTCTGCTGTAGTATCGGGTTCTCTCTGCCGCTGGGTCAGATTCGTCATACCATCAACGAGTTGTTGCTTATGAATGAAGAACGAATCAAACACCGCAACCAAACCTTTTTACTGGAAAACTATAATAGACCCGAGTTGAATTACACCCCACCTGATCTGGGATTACTGGAGCAATTGTTGAATGAAAATCGCTTCCAGGCATTTCTGGATGAAACGGGTCGTTACATGCACCAACTGGTCCGTGAAGGTGTGGTGGGTACCGCTGTACTAAGTTTGCTGCGTCTTGATCTGGTGCAACTTGTGTATGCCCAATTGAAAAGTAAGGAGATCGAAGTGCACAAGCTGTATATGGGCAAAACGAATGATCAATTGTTCATGCAATCTCTGCATTCTATTGAAGATATGCAATCCTATATTGCCTACCTGGTTAATACGGCTGCGGAATATCTGAATGTTGCCGAACAGCCCAAGTCGGTTGTACATGAGATTACCCATTATATACGCACACATTATGGAGAAGATTTAACGAGGAATAATCTGGGGGAGATGGTCTATCTGAATCCGGATTATCTGGCAAGACTGTTCAAGAAAGAGATGGGAATATCACTGGGCCATTATGTCATTCATACCCGTCTTGTGGCGGCCAGGCACTTACTGGAGACCACCGCACATTCGGTGCATACCATTGCTGGAAATGTCGGTTATACCAACTACTCTCACTTTACCAAGCTGTTTAAGCAAGAAATGGGCTGCAGCCCCAATGAATATCGCAAAAAGCAGAAAGAAGGCTCTCATGAAACCGGATGA